A part of Corynebacterium afermentans subsp. lipophilum genomic DNA contains:
- a CDS encoding ATP-binding protein produces the protein MSYLPRAVDAQLDQLISHAAAIALEGPKAVGKTETARRRASTVMRLDTQEGAGVLAADPNFSAEKSGTILIDEWQRHPESWDYVRRAVDEGAAPGRFLLTGSATPAAGTDTHSGAGRILSLRMRPLALFERAGAEPSISMGELFQGGAAIAGETDKTLKHYIDAIASGGFPGFYEAPPALRNQQLDSYLARVVDRDLPEQGYTARNPAALMNWLAAYAAASSTTTSYQEILDAATPGESNKPAKTTTMVYREKLAEVWMLDPVPAWDMRRSPFAGLAKAPKHQLADPAFVLRLLDIPAAKLTGRFNYLLGPLFESLATLSVRVAAQASFGSVGHFRTVKGDREVDLIAQDQDGAIVAYEVKLAANISDDDVKHLLWLREKLPDDVVDTVILTTGTRAYRRPDGVAVVPLALLGA, from the coding sequence ATGAGTTACCTTCCGCGAGCTGTCGACGCGCAGCTTGACCAGCTCATTTCGCACGCTGCGGCAATTGCGCTGGAAGGGCCTAAAGCAGTAGGAAAAACCGAAACCGCGCGTCGCCGCGCCTCCACCGTTATGCGGCTGGATACGCAGGAGGGCGCCGGCGTGCTCGCCGCCGACCCCAACTTCAGCGCAGAAAAATCCGGCACAATCCTCATCGATGAATGGCAACGCCACCCTGAGTCCTGGGACTATGTGCGCCGCGCTGTCGACGAGGGCGCCGCGCCCGGCCGTTTCCTCCTCACCGGGTCAGCCACACCGGCGGCGGGCACGGACACACACAGCGGGGCCGGTCGAATCCTATCCTTACGAATGCGGCCGTTGGCGCTGTTTGAACGGGCGGGGGCGGAGCCGTCGATAAGCATGGGCGAGCTGTTCCAGGGCGGGGCAGCAATCGCAGGTGAGACCGACAAAACGCTCAAGCACTACATCGACGCCATCGCATCCGGCGGCTTTCCCGGGTTCTATGAGGCGCCCCCGGCGCTGCGCAACCAGCAGCTCGACTCGTACCTTGCACGCGTGGTGGACCGTGACCTGCCGGAGCAGGGCTACACCGCGCGCAACCCGGCGGCGCTGATGAACTGGCTGGCGGCGTACGCGGCGGCGAGCTCGACCACCACGAGCTACCAGGAGATCCTCGACGCCGCGACGCCCGGGGAGTCCAACAAGCCCGCCAAAACCACAACCATGGTGTACCGCGAGAAACTCGCCGAGGTGTGGATGCTGGACCCGGTGCCGGCGTGGGACATGCGGCGGTCCCCGTTCGCGGGCCTGGCAAAGGCGCCGAAGCACCAGCTCGCGGATCCCGCGTTTGTGCTCCGGCTTTTGGACATTCCCGCCGCGAAGCTGACCGGCCGGTTCAACTACCTGCTTGGCCCGCTCTTCGAGTCCCTGGCGACGTTGTCGGTGCGGGTGGCGGCGCAGGCGTCGTTCGGCAGCGTCGGCCATTTCCGCACCGTGAAGGGCGACCGTGAAGTGGACCTGATCGCGCAGGATCAAGACGGCGCCATCGTGGCGTATGAGGTCAAACTCGCCGCGAACATCAGTGACGACGACGTGAAGCACCTGCTGTGGCTGCGGGAGAAGTTGCCCGACGATGTGGTCGACACCGTCATTCTCACCACCGGCACCCGCGCCTACCGCCGCCCGGATGGTGTCGCGGTCGTGCCCTTGGCGTTGCTCGGTGCGTAG
- a CDS encoding alpha-amylase family protein yields MLDRTIWWHVYPLAALGAPIREEHDTAPRLRALDPWLDYLVELGCNGLLLGPIFASATHGYDTLDHFRIDPRLGDEEDFAWLIDECRARGIHIMLDGVFNHVARTHPWVEQGLAGDTDWEGHGELATLHHSDPAVRDAVVEIMLHWLRRGIAGWRLDVAYAVPADFWADVLARVRKEFPDAMFLGEVIHGDYSSIGKAGSLDAVTQYELWKATWSSLVDANFWELAHALERHPTDVLPNTFVGNHDVDRIASTVGEEKVVLAAAVLMTVPGMPSIYYGDEQGFTGVRGESWSADDAVRPALPASPAELSPLGSWLFTEYQRLIGVRRRNAWLTRASVEVLDKTNETISFTCSDGEHSLQTDLWLTPTPGVRVHSGGDELYSWMLK; encoded by the coding sequence ATGCTGGACCGCACAATCTGGTGGCACGTTTACCCGCTGGCCGCCCTCGGCGCACCGATCCGCGAGGAGCACGACACCGCCCCCCGCCTCCGCGCCCTCGATCCGTGGCTGGACTACCTGGTGGAACTCGGCTGCAACGGCCTTTTGCTCGGCCCCATCTTCGCCTCCGCCACCCACGGCTACGACACCCTGGACCACTTTCGCATCGACCCCCGCCTCGGCGATGAGGAGGACTTCGCCTGGCTTATCGACGAATGCCGTGCCCGCGGCATCCACATCATGTTGGACGGAGTGTTCAACCACGTTGCCCGCACGCACCCGTGGGTTGAGCAGGGCCTGGCCGGCGACACGGATTGGGAGGGCCACGGTGAGCTGGCCACCCTGCACCATTCGGATCCCGCTGTCCGCGACGCGGTGGTGGAGATCATGCTGCACTGGCTGCGCCGAGGCATCGCAGGCTGGCGCCTCGACGTCGCGTACGCCGTGCCCGCCGACTTTTGGGCCGACGTGCTCGCGCGCGTGCGTAAAGAGTTCCCCGACGCGATGTTTTTGGGGGAGGTCATCCACGGGGACTACTCGTCGATAGGCAAGGCCGGCTCCCTGGACGCCGTGACCCAGTACGAGCTGTGGAAGGCGACCTGGTCCTCGCTGGTGGACGCGAACTTCTGGGAGCTCGCCCACGCACTCGAGCGGCATCCGACTGACGTCTTGCCCAACACGTTTGTGGGCAACCACGACGTGGACCGCATCGCCTCCACCGTTGGCGAGGAGAAGGTAGTGCTGGCCGCGGCGGTGCTGATGACGGTGCCCGGCATGCCGTCCATTTACTACGGCGACGAGCAAGGCTTTACCGGCGTGCGCGGTGAAAGCTGGTCCGCCGACGACGCAGTGCGCCCCGCCCTGCCCGCATCACCCGCGGAGCTGTCGCCTTTAGGTAGCTGGCTGTTCACCGAGTACCAGCGGCTGATCGGAGTGCGCCGCCGCAACGCGTGGCTCACCCGCGCGTCGGTGGAGGTGCTGGACAAGACCAACGAGACCATCTCGTTTACGTGCAGCGACGGCGAGCACTCCCTGCAGACGGACCTCTGGCTCACGCCCACCCCCGGCGTGCGGGTGCACTCAGGCGGTGACGAGCTCTACAGCTGGATGTTGAAGTAA